Proteins co-encoded in one Chionomys nivalis chromosome 6, mChiNiv1.1, whole genome shotgun sequence genomic window:
- the LOC130876185 gene encoding peptidyl-prolyl cis-trans isomerase NIMA-interacting 1-like has translation MADEEKLPPGWEKRMSRSSGRVYYFNHVTNASQWERPSGGSSVGGSRKNGQGEPARVRCSHLLVKHSQSRRPSSWPQEKITRSKEEALELINGYIQKIKSGEDFESLASQFSNCSSAKARGDLGAFSRGQMQKPFEDASFALRTGEMSGPVFTDSGIHIVLRTNEGRRLASPPMDALLLLSHSIYCS, from the coding sequence ATGGCGGACGAGGAGAAGCTGCCGCCGGGCTGGGAGAAGCGCATGAGTCGCAGCTCAGGTCGGGTATACTACTTCAATCACGTCACCAATGCCAGCCAGTGGGAGCGGCCCAGCGGCGGCAGCAGTGTTGGAGGCAGTAGGAAGAACGGCCAGGGAGAGCCAGCCAGGGTGCGCTGCTCGCACTTGCTGGTGAAGCACAGCCAGTCTCGGAGGCCCTCATCCTGGCCGCAGGAAAAGATCACCAGGAGCAAGGAGGAGGCCCTGGAGCTGATCAATGGCTACATCCAGAAGATTAAGTCAGGAGAAGATTTTGAATCTCTGGCCTCACAGTTCAGCAACTGCAGCTCTGCCAAAGCCAGGGGAGACCTTGGTGCCTTCAGCAGAGGTCAGATGCAGAAACCATTTGAGGATGCATCGTTTGCTCTACGGACAGGGGAGATGAGTGGGCCAGTGTTCACAGATTCGGGCATCCATATCGTCCTGCGCACGAATGAGGGCAGGCGCCTGGCCAGCCCGCCCATGGACGCCCTTCTGCTACTGTCGCACAGTATTTATTGTTCCTGA